In Triticum aestivum cultivar Chinese Spring chromosome 5B, IWGSC CS RefSeq v2.1, whole genome shotgun sequence, the following proteins share a genomic window:
- the LOC123116043 gene encoding uncharacterized protein, protein MVAESMPPRAVKSFNKRVKEYMLTKLRCGRGDDVVTGVYNMPVPRSARPSAAPSSRPSEVRTSHGQRGEGPSTTTTLPRHDSSLPLHRSSSVLLRQGQTSQDHGMGLDSMPELYLSPNPYAYTGYGTYTQGEGSQSYLSTRGISMPEETRAPDLNQYQVECPDSTGEGFDQGIPDVNWNDEYTQPGDNVYAVDMYFFREDVIGPSFIPDESQQPYAYNYASGSQQGLQTPPPMQESQTQEDQLEYGRGLRVPRPPNRLELSGPKGRPGVHRRLQ, encoded by the exons ATGGTGGCGGAAAGCATGCCGCCCAGGGCTGTCAAGTCATTCAATAAACGTGTTAAAGAATACATGCTAACAAAGTTGAGATGTGGTAGAGGCGACGATGTTGTAACTGGAGTGTACAACATGCCAGTACCGAGGTCAGCCAGACCGAGTGCGGCGCCGTCGTCCAGACCGAGCGAGGTGCGTACAAGCCATGGGCAGCGGGGGGAGGGTCCGAGTACTACAACGACATTGCCACGACATGACTCTTCTCTGCCACTACATCGCTCTTCTTCGGTGCTGCTTCGTCAGGGGCAGACATCGCAGGACCATGGCATGGGCTTGGATTCGATGCCCGAGTTGTATCTTTCCCCAAACCCATATGCATACACAGGATATGGCACATACACTCAAGGTGAGGGATCTCAGTCGTATCTCTCCACGCGAGGGATCTCCATGCCCGAGGAGACTCGTGCCCCAGATTTAAACCAGTACCAGGTAGAATGTCCAGACAGTACAGGCGAGGGATTTGATCAG GGCATACCTGATGTAAATTGGAATGATGAGTACACCCAACCTGGCGACAATGTTTACGCAGTAGATATGTATTTCTTCAGAGAGgacgttattggcccatcttttATCCCCGATGAGTCACAACAACCATACGCCTACAATTACGCATCAGGTTCGCAACAAGGATTACAAACTCCACCACCTATGCAAGAGTCGCAGACACAGGAAGACCAACTGGAGTACGGTCGCGGTCTTCGTGTACCTCGACCACCTAATCGCTTGGAGCTTTCCGGCCCGAAGGGAAGGCCAGGTGTCCATCGTCGACTACAATGA